A genomic window from Enoplosus armatus isolate fEnoArm2 chromosome 18, fEnoArm2.hap1, whole genome shotgun sequence includes:
- the kcnv2a gene encoding potassium voltage-gated channel subfamily V member 2, with protein sequence MLTRLRARSRSLFPSYKPGSRAQAAKEPADCLDFNNVCMKPWSSMQDLGRDIYDVYAEYEDEEEEEEDRFPVSPSCLLLSPTKHFTLNINVGGTVYLLPYGLAARYPKTRIGRLATYTDHSRKVDLCDDYIVQSNEFFFDRDPKIFHNIFNFYRTGVLCIKEELCPRNFLEEINYWGVRIKNSQRCCRISFEERQDELNEQLKIQRQLIAEMEMEENEALFHGMAFGPARRKIWNLMEKPFSSVTAKLMGLASSMFVLVSLVAMTLNTVEEMQYKTASGQLSGRFYGECVEAFCILFFTLEYLLRLVSTPDLRCFGRSVLNTVDLIAILPHYLQMVLECFEDQDTHLHVGDIQTVARVGKVGQVLRIMRLMRIFRILKLARHSTGLRAFGFTLRQCYQQVGCLLLFIGMGIFMFSAMVYTVEHDVYNTNFTSMPHAWWWAAVSISTVGYGDIFPETNLGRIFAFACISFGVILNGMPISVLYNNFADYYTKLKSHEYTAVTKARGKVHFARRAAKRLAGCCEDLQ encoded by the exons ATGCTGACCCGCCTCAGAGCCCGCAGCAGGAGTCTGTTCCCCAGCTACAAGCCCGGCAGCCGGGCTCAAGCCGCCAAAGAGCCGGCGGACTGTCTGGACTTCAACAACGTGTGCATGAAGCCGTGGAGCTCCATGCAG GATCTGGGCAGAGACATCTATGATGTTTATGCAGAgtatgaagatgaggaggaggaggaagaagaccgATTCCCGGTGtctccctcctgcctgctgctctctccgACCAAACACTTCACTCTCAACATCAACGTTGGTGGAACG gtGTACCTCCTGCCCTACGGGTTAGCTGCCAGATATCCGAAGACGAGGATCGGCCGGTTGGCCACGTACACAGACCACAGCAGGAAGGTGGACCTGTGTGACGACTACATCGTCCAGAGCAACGAGTTCTTCTTCGACCGGGACCCTAAAATCTTCCACAACATCTTCAACTTTTACAG AACTGGAGTGTTGTGCATTAAAGAGGAGCTGTGTCCCCGCAACTTTCTGGAGGAGATAAACTACTGGGGCGTCAGAATCAAAAACAGTCAACGCTGCTGCCGCATCTCCTTCGAAGAGAGACAGGACGAGCTGAATGAGCAACTGAAAATACAGAGGCAGCTGATAGCAGAG atggagatggaggagaacgAGGCGTTGTTTCACGGCATGGCCTTCGGGCCAGCCCGGAGGAAAATCTGGAACCTGATGGAGAAGCCGTTCTCCTCGGTCACCGCCAAGCTGATGGGGCTcgcctcctccatgtttgtgcTGGTCTCGCTGGTCGCCATGACGCTCAACACTGTGGAGGAGATGCagtacaaa ACGGCGTCGGGCCAGCTCAGTGGCAGATTCTACGGCGAGTGCGTTGAGGCGTTCTGCATCCTCTTCTTCACCCTGGAGTACTTGCTGCGCCTGGTGTCCACCCCGGACCTCAGGTGCTTTGGACGCAGCGTGCTGAACACCGTCGACCTGATCGCCATCCTGCCGCACTACCTGCAGATGGTCCTGGAGTGCTTCGAGGACCAGGACACGCACCTGCACGTGGGGGACATCCAGACTGTGGCACGTGTTGGAAAG GTGGGTCAGGTTCTGAGGATCATGCGCCTGATGCGAATCTTCAGGATCTTGAAGCTGGCTCGTCACTCGACAGGCCTCAGAGCTTTCGGCTTCACACTGAGACAGTGCTACCAGCAG gtggGCTGCTTGCTGCTCTTCATCGGCATGGGCATCTTCATGTTTTCGGCCATGGTGTACACTGTGGAGCACGACGTTTACAACACCAACTTCACCTCCATGCCGCACGCGTGGTGGTGGGCCGCT GTGAGTATTTCCACGGTGGGCTACGGCGACATATTCCCCGAGACCAACCTGGGCCGCATCTTCGCCTTCGCCTGCATCTCCTTCGGCGTCATCCTCAACGGCATGCCCATCTCCGTCCTCTACAACAACTTCGCGGACTATTACACCAAGCTCAAGTCCCACGAGTACACCGCCGTCACCAAGGCCCGCGGGAAGGTGCACTTTGCCAGGAGGGCGGCAAAGAGGCTGGCCGGGTGCTGCGAGGACCTGCAGTGA